The Pseudarthrobacter sp. BIM B-2242 region AAGGATGTGCCCAGCCGGATCTCGGCGTGCTCGGCCACGCTGTGCATGCGGTCCCGCAGGACCGGGAGGTTCTCCGCCACGGAGCGGGCCAGCTCCTGGGCTTCCTCAGTCTCCTTGCGGGTGAGGAGCCTGGCGCCGTGCCATGGGCTGGTGGTGGAAGCCCGGCTGAAGCTGCCAAGCTCGGCGGCGCGGCGCAGCCTGCCCGCGAGTTCGTTGCGGTCACGGATGCTGTCCAGCACGCTCCGCTTCAGCCGCACCGTGGTGGCGGGGGACGGGTGAATGGCTGTCAGCTCGGCAAGCGACTGCATGGCCTGGTACGGCGAGCAGCCCCAGCGCTGACGCACGTTGTGCAGGGACGCCACATGGTCCATCAGGGCGTGCCGGTGTTCGGTCAGGGTCTTGTGGAGGTTCCCCAGCTGCGGTTCAAGCGATTTTTCGTTCCGCACGATGGCGCGGACCAGCTGGGCCTTGAGCTGCTGCGGGGTGGCGGTGCCGGAAAGCTGGAACAGGATGGATTCCAGGCCCAGGGACTCCAGCTGTGCAGACACTTCGGTGAGGCTGGCCCGCCGGTCACCCACGACCAGTACCGAGCGTCCCGCATCCACCAGGGCGCCGATGGTGTTTATGGCAGTCTGGGTCTGGCCCGTGCCCGGCGGCGTGCTGACCACCAGGGAGTCCCCGGCGCGCGCAGCGTCAATGACGTACTGCTGGTCCGGGTCGGCATCCAGCAGCAGCAGTTCGTCGGCGGGGTGCCGCTCGTCGACACTCGGAAAGCGGGACGGGTCCGGTTCCTCAACGTCAACCACTTCGCCGCCCGCGGCCGTAGCCAGCGCGTTGATAAGGGGGTTGCCGTCGTTGATCCAGGGGTCGTCGAGGTTGCCCGAAAGATCGGCAAAGGTGGACACGAGCAGGTTGTGCTGGGCTTCCGCGCCATGGATGGGCTTGATGAGGGACGCAAGCTTGTCCAGGACCGGCTGCGGGTCAAAGCGGGCGGTGCTGTAGGCGAGGCGCGTGACGGCGTTCACGTCAAAGACAATGCCGTGGATGGTCTTCAGGTGCCGGACCAGTGCGGGATTGATGTGCGCCTGTTCGGTGAGTTGAAGCTCGTAGTCGTCCTCGCCGGGACGGACTGTCAGCGAGATTGCCGTGAGCATGACCGGCGCGGAAACGCGCTGGGGCTTGCCCCCGACGGCGGAGGTCCACACCACAGTGCCCGCAGAAAAGTACCCGGCATCAATGCCGCGGTCGTTGGCCAGTTCGAAGATTTTGGAGCGGATGTTCCGCGATGCCCGCGCCGCCACGACGTACTGCTGCTGGTCCCGGATCAGGGTGGACAGCCGTGTCCTGCGGCCCGCCATCAGCTGGGCGAGCCCGGACGGGTGGGCATGGGTCAGGTCAATTGACCCTTCCGGGGTCTTGGTGAATCGCAGCATGGTGTCTGCCCCGGTAACGGGTTTGAGCCCGGACAGCCATTTTCCGAGCTCCTCAGAACCCTCCGGGTGGCCTTGACCAACTGACACTACTGCCTTCTTTTCTGCGTTTGCACGTGACGCCCTGGACCATACCGGCATGCTTTCGAGCGTAGCCGCAAAAGGGACCGGGATGAGAGACCGCAACACTGGGACAGGGCAAATTAGGGGATTTGAACGGAGGAAAGCAATGGCCGGACTCCGCTGACGGAGGCCGGCCATTCACACTGCTATTCCCACTCGATGGTTCCCGGCGGCTTGCTGGTGACATCCAGCACCACGCGGTTCACACCTTCCACCTCGTTGGTGATCCGGTTGGAGATCCGGGCCAATAGATCGTAGGGCAACCGGGACCAATCAGCCGTCATCGCATCTTCGGACGAGACGGGACGGAGCACGATCGGGTGGCCGTACGTGCGGCCGTCGCCCATGACGCCGACGCTGCGGACATCGGCGAGCAGGACCACAGGCATCTGCCACACCTCGTTGTCCAGGCCGGCTGCGGTCAGCTCGGCGCGGGCAATGGCATCCGCCTTACGGAGCAGGTCCAGGCGTTCCTTGGTGACCTCACCGACGATGCGGATTCCCAGGCCGGGCCCGGGGAAGGGCTGGCGGCCAACGATTTCCTGCGGCAGTCCCAGTTGTGCGCCGACGGCGCGGACCTCGTCCTTGAAGAGGGCGCGCAGCGGTTCGACCAACTCGAACTGCAGGTCCTCGGGAAGACCGCCCACGTTGTGGTGGCTCTTGATGTTGGCTGCACCTTCGCCGCCGCCGGATTCAACGACGTCCGGGTACAGCGTGCCCTGAACCAGGAATTTGATCTTCTCACCGTGCGCGGCAGCCTCGGCGATGATGGCCAGTTCGGCTTCCTCGAACGCGCGGATGAACTCGCGGCCGATGATCTTGCGTTTCGTTTCCGGATCGCTGACGCCGGCGAGGGCTGCCTGGAAGCGCTCCTGCTCGTTGGCAACATAGAGCTTGACGCCGGTTGCGGCCACGAAGTCGCGTTCCACCTGTTCTGCTTCGCCTTCGCGCAGCAGGCCATGGTCAACGAACACACAGGTCAGCTGGTCGCCGACGGCGCGCTGGACCAGTGCCGCGGCAACCGCAGAGTCAACGCCGCCGGACAGGCCGCAGATGACCCGGGCATCGCCGATCTGCTTGCGGATCCGGTCCACCTGCTCCTCGAGGATGTTCCCAGTGGTCCAGTTTGGTTCCAGCTTGGCGCCCTTGAACAGGAAGTTCTCCAGCACCTGCTGGCCGTAGGCCGAGTGCTTCACCTCGGGGTGCCACTGCACGCCGTAGAGGGACTTCTCCTCGTTGGCGAAGGCAGCCACTTCAGCGCCGGCGGTCGTCGCGAGCACTTCAAAGCCTTCGGGAGCGGTGTGGACGGAGTCCCCGTGGCTCATCCAGGTGTTTTGGTGCTGCGGCATTCCCTCCAGAACGGAGCGGCCCTCACCGAGGATGGTGGTCTGGGTGGAGCCGTATTCGCGCAGGCCGGTCTTGTCGACTTTTCCGCCCAGGGCGTTCGCCATGGCCTGGAAGCCGTAGCAGATGCCGAAGACCGGGATTCCCGCTTCGAAGAGGTCGGCGCCGACGGAGGGGGCCCCGTCAGCGTACACGCTTGAGGGGCCGCCCGAAAGGATGATGGCAGCGGGGTTCTTGGCCAGAAGCTGCTCGGTGCTGTAGGTATGCGGAACCACTTCCGAATACACATTCGCTTCCCGGACGCGGCGGGCAATCAGCTGCGCGTACTGGGCACCGTAGTCAACAACCAGCACCGGCTTCTTGGAAGTTTGGGATGCAGTGGGAGTAGTCACCGTCATAGCCTACTTTGCGCGGTTGCCCCGCCGCACGTTCGGGGCGGGGGGTGTGACGGATCCGACGTCCGACGGCGGGCCTCCCCTGCCGTTGGAACGCTTAGTACCGCTGGGCGGCCTGCGGGTGCGCGGCAAGTTCTGCCTCGACCTCAGCATGGAACTTCTTCTCCACGAAGAAGG contains the following coding sequences:
- the guaA gene encoding glutamine-hydrolyzing GMP synthase encodes the protein MTVTTPTASQTSKKPVLVVDYGAQYAQLIARRVREANVYSEVVPHTYSTEQLLAKNPAAIILSGGPSSVYADGAPSVGADLFEAGIPVFGICYGFQAMANALGGKVDKTGLREYGSTQTTILGEGRSVLEGMPQHQNTWMSHGDSVHTAPEGFEVLATTAGAEVAAFANEEKSLYGVQWHPEVKHSAYGQQVLENFLFKGAKLEPNWTTGNILEEQVDRIRKQIGDARVICGLSGGVDSAVAAALVQRAVGDQLTCVFVDHGLLREGEAEQVERDFVAATGVKLYVANEQERFQAALAGVSDPETKRKIIGREFIRAFEEAELAIIAEAAAHGEKIKFLVQGTLYPDVVESGGGEGAANIKSHHNVGGLPEDLQFELVEPLRALFKDEVRAVGAQLGLPQEIVGRQPFPGPGLGIRIVGEVTKERLDLLRKADAIARAELTAAGLDNEVWQMPVVLLADVRSVGVMGDGRTYGHPIVLRPVSSEDAMTADWSRLPYDLLARISNRITNEVEGVNRVVLDVTSKPPGTIEWE